The Populus nigra chromosome 14, ddPopNigr1.1, whole genome shotgun sequence genome has a segment encoding these proteins:
- the LOC133673158 gene encoding calcium-dependent protein kinase 28 isoform X1 translates to MGACFSTIKVSGSNSNNNTKANHNRKEPTKPQTRTTKAATRKKQEVVHHHHQVNKNVNNEAEKKLKVKEKQSSKAIPCGKRTDFGYDKDFDIRYTIGKLLGHGQFGYTYVATDKGNGDRVAVKRIDKNKMVLPIAVEDVKREVRILQELTGHENVVQFHNAFEDESYVYIVMELCEGGELLDRILAKKDSRYTEKDAAVVVRQMLKVAAECHLHGLVHRDMKPENFLFKSTKEDSPLKATDFGLSDFIKPGRKFQDIVGSAYYVAPEVLKRNSGPESDVWSIGVITYILLCGRRPFWDKTEDGIFKEVLRNKPDFRRKPWPTISTSAKDFVLKLLVKDPRARLTAAQALSHPWVREGGDASEIPIDISVLSNMRQFVKYSRLKQFALRALASTIDEEELADLKDQFDAIDVDKNGAISLEEMRQALAKDLPWKLKESLVLEIVQAIDSNTDGLVDFTEFVAAALHVHQLEEHNSEKWQLRSQAAFEKFDIDRDGYITPEELRMHSGLRGSVDPLLEEADIDKDGRISLSEFRRLLRTASMSSQNVPGPSGHRNSKKL, encoded by the exons ATGGGTGCTTGTTTTTCTACCATCAAAGTTAGTGGCTCTAACAGCAACAACAATACCAAGGCTAATCACAACAGAAAAGAACCCACAAAGCCACAAACAAGGACAACAAAAGCTGCAACAAGAAAAAAGCAAGAAGTTGTGCACCATCATCATCAGGTTAATAAGAATGTTAACAACGAGGCAGAAAAGAAGCTAAAGGTCAAAGAGAAGCAAAGTAGCAAGGCGATCCCTTGTGGGAAAAGAACAGATTTTGGTTATGATAAAGATTTTGATATCAGATATACAATTGGCAAATTGTTGGGTCATGGTCAATTTGGTTATACATATGTTGCTACTGATAAGGGTAATGGAGATCGAGTTGCTGTCAAaagaattgacaaaaataag ATGGTTCTTCCTATTGCTGTAGAGGATGTTAAACGAGAAGTCAGGATATTGCAAGAACTCACAGGCCACGAGAATGTAGTTCAGTTTCATAACGCATTTGAGGATGAGTCTTATGTATATATTGTTATGGA ATTATGTGAAGGTGGAGAGTTGCTAGATCGGATATTGGCAAA GAAAGACAGTCGTTATACTGAGAAAGATGCAGCAGTAGTAGTGCGACAGATGCTAAAAGTTGCAGCTGAATGTCATTTGCATGGTTTGGTGCACCGCGACATGAAGCCTGAG aattttcttttcaagtcaACCAAGGAGGACTCGCCTCTTAAAGCCACAGATTTTGGTTTGTCTGACTTCATAAAACCAG GCAGGAAGTTTCAAGATATTGTTGGCAGTGCCTACTACGTTGCACCTGAAGTATTAAAACGCAATTCTGGACCTGAATCAGATGTCTGGAGTATTGGTGTGATTACATACATTTTGCTATGTGGGAGGCGTCCGTTTTGGGATAAGACTGAGGATGGTATATTTAAGGAG GTTTTAAGAAACAAGCCTGATTTTCGCCGTAAACCATGGCCAACCATTAGCACTAGTGCAAAAGATTTTGTGCTGAAGTTACTGGTGAAGGATCCTCGTGCAAGACTTACTGCTGCTCAAGCTCTAT CACACCCATGGGTCAGAGAAGGAGGAGATGCATCTGAGATCCCTATTGACATATCTGTCCTGAGTAACATGCGACAATTTGTGAAGTACAGTCGTTTGAAGCAGTTTGCTCTAAGG GCATTGGCAAGCACGATTGATGAAGAGGAACTAGCTGATCTTAAGGATCAATTTGATGCCATTGATGTGGATAAAAATGGTGCTATTAGTCTTGAAGAAATGAGACAG GCCCTTGCTAAAGATCTTCCTTGGAAGTTGAAAGAATCACTTGTCTTAGAAATTGTTCAAGCG ATTGACAGTAACACTGATGGACTTGTAGATTTCACCGAGTTTGTTGCAGCTGCTTTGCATGTCCATCAACTGGAGGAACACAACTCTGAGAAGTGGCAGCTGCGGTCGCAGGCTGCGTTTGAGAAATTTGATATTGATAGAGATGGATATATAACTCCAGAAGAACTTAGAATG